In the Clostridium sporogenes genome, one interval contains:
- the gpmI gene encoding 2,3-bisphosphoglycerate-independent phosphoglycerate mutase, producing MSKKPVVLMILDGFGLTNKVDGNAVSAANKPNLDNILKKYPHTQLGASGMDVGLPEGQMGNSEVGHLNIGAGRIVYQSLTKITKSISDGNFFQNAALNKAIENVKRNNSTLHLLGLLSPGGVHSHTEHLKGLIKLAKEKDIKKVYIHAFLDGRDVAPSSAKEYIENIENYMNEVGVGEIATISGRYYAMDRDKRWERVQLSYNAIVLGKGEEVNSAVEGLEKSYRDNKTDEFVLPSVVLKEGKPKAKIENKDSVIFFNFRPDRARELTRAINDKVFDGFERETLDLTYVTMTEYDSTLENVEVAFPPEHLNNTLGEYVSKNSKKQLRIAETEKYAHVTFFFNGGVEEPNEGEDRVLVPSPKVATYDMQPEMSADEVTDKLLGKLDEDKYDMVILNFANPDMVGHTGVLEAAKKAIETVDECLGKIVNKVLEKDGTVFITADHGNSEEMIDYSTGKPMTAHTTNPVPFMYVSNNSKKLRDDGKLADIAPTMLQVMNLSKPSEMTGNSLIKE from the coding sequence ATGAGTAAAAAGCCAGTAGTTTTAATGATATTAGATGGATTTGGATTAACAAATAAGGTTGATGGCAATGCAGTATCAGCAGCTAATAAACCTAATTTAGATAATATATTAAAAAAATATCCGCATACTCAATTAGGTGCCAGTGGAATGGATGTAGGTCTTCCAGAAGGCCAAATGGGTAATTCAGAAGTTGGACATTTAAATATAGGGGCAGGAAGAATAGTATATCAATCCCTTACTAAAATAACAAAATCTATTTCTGATGGAAATTTTTTTCAAAATGCAGCTTTAAATAAAGCCATAGAAAATGTAAAGAGAAATAACTCAACACTACATCTTTTAGGTCTTTTATCACCAGGTGGAGTACATTCTCATACAGAACATTTAAAAGGATTAATAAAATTAGCAAAAGAAAAAGATATTAAAAAAGTGTATATTCACGCATTTTTAGATGGAAGAGATGTAGCACCATCATCAGCTAAAGAGTATATAGAAAATATAGAGAACTATATGAATGAAGTTGGTGTAGGTGAAATAGCTACAATATCAGGTAGATACTATGCTATGGATAGAGATAAAAGATGGGAAAGGGTACAGCTTTCTTACAATGCTATTGTATTAGGAAAAGGTGAAGAGGTTAATTCAGCAGTAGAAGGTTTAGAAAAATCTTATAGAGATAATAAAACTGACGAATTTGTTTTACCATCAGTAGTATTAAAAGAAGGAAAACCTAAAGCAAAAATAGAAAATAAAGATTCAGTAATATTCTTTAATTTTAGACCAGATAGAGCTAGAGAACTTACAAGAGCTATAAATGATAAAGTATTTGATGGTTTTGAAAGAGAAACTTTAGATTTAACTTATGTTACTATGACAGAATATGATAGTACATTAGAAAATGTAGAAGTGGCTTTCCCACCGGAACATTTAAATAATACTTTAGGAGAATATGTAAGTAAAAATAGCAAAAAACAATTAAGAATTGCTGAAACAGAAAAATATGCTCATGTTACTTTCTTCTTTAATGGTGGAGTAGAAGAACCAAATGAAGGAGAAGATAGAGTTTTAGTTCCATCCCCTAAAGTAGCAACTTATGATATGCAACCAGAAATGAGTGCAGATGAAGTTACAGATAAACTTTTAGGAAAACTAGATGAAGATAAATATGATATGGTAATATTAAACTTTGCCAATCCAGATATGGTAGGTCATACAGGAGTACTTGAAGCAGCAAAGAAAGCTATAGAAACTGTAGATGAATGCTTAGGTAAAATAGTCAACAAAGTATTAGAAAAAGATGGAACAGTATTTATTACAGCTGACCATGGAAATTCAGAAGAAATGATAGACTATTCTACAGGAAAACCTATGACTGCTCATACAACAAACCCAGTACCATTTATGTATGTATCTAATAATAGTAAAAAGCTAAGAGACGATGGTAAATTAGCAGATATAGCACCAACAATGCTACAAGTTATGAATCTTTCTAAGCCATCTGAAATGACAGGGAATAGTCTTATTAAAGAATAG
- the tpiA gene encoding triose-phosphate isomerase, whose translation MRTAIIAGNWKMNKTVKEAVELVKELKPLVKDAKCDVVVCPTYVCLPAVLEEVKGSNIKVGAQNMHFEESGAYTGEIAPKMLEELGVHYVIIGHSERRQYFNETDETVNKKVKKAFEHNLIPIVCCGESLEQREGNVTEKVLEGQIKVDLKELSKEQVEKLVIAYEPIWAIGTGKTATDEQANETIGYIRSVVKSMYGEDVASKVRIQYGGSVKPGTIKAQMAKEEIDGALVGGASLKAEDFSAIVNF comes from the coding sequence ATGAGAACAGCAATAATTGCAGGAAACTGGAAAATGAACAAAACTGTAAAAGAGGCAGTAGAATTAGTTAAAGAATTAAAACCACTTGTTAAAGATGCAAAATGTGATGTAGTTGTATGTCCAACTTATGTATGTCTTCCAGCTGTATTAGAAGAAGTTAAAGGAAGTAATATAAAAGTAGGTGCACAAAACATGCATTTTGAAGAAAGCGGAGCTTATACAGGTGAAATAGCACCTAAAATGTTAGAAGAACTAGGAGTTCATTATGTAATTATAGGACATAGTGAAAGAAGACAATACTTTAATGAAACAGATGAAACTGTAAATAAAAAAGTAAAAAAAGCATTTGAACATAACTTAATTCCAATAGTTTGTTGTGGAGAAAGCTTAGAACAAAGAGAAGGAAACGTAACAGAAAAAGTTTTAGAAGGACAAATAAAAGTTGACTTAAAAGAATTAAGTAAAGAACAAGTAGAAAAATTAGTTATAGCATATGAACCAATTTGGGCTATAGGAACAGGAAAAACTGCTACAGATGAACAAGCAAATGAAACTATAGGATATATAAGAAGCGTAGTAAAATCTATGTATGGTGAAGATGTTGCAAGCAAAGTAAGAATCCAATATGGCGGTTCTGTTAAACCTGGTACTATCAAAGCTCAAATGGCTAAAGAAGAGATTGATGGTGCTCTAGTAGGTGGCGCAAGCTTAAAAGCAGAAGATTTTTCAGCTATAGTAAATTTTTAA
- a CDS encoding phosphoglycerate kinase, which translates to MNYNKKSIEDIDVKSKKVLVRCDFNVPLNEGKITDENRLVGALPTIKYLMGKGAKIILCSHMGKPKGEPKKELSLLPVAKRLSEMLNKEVIFADDDNVVGENAKKAVEDMKDGDIVLLQNTRYRKEETKNEEIFSKELASLADVFVNDAFGTAHRAHCSTVGVTHYLKEAACGYLIQKELKFLGNAVETPERPFVAILGGAKVSDKINVINNLLDKVDTLIIGGGMGYTFLKSLGYTVGDSLLEEDKVEYAKEMINKAKEKGVNFLLPVDITIADRFDKDAEPIVTEDQNVKEGYMGLDIGSKTAKIYADAIKSAKTVIWNGPMGVFEFKNFANGTIEVAKAMADSDAVTIIGGGDSAAAVNIFGFGDKMSHISTGGGASLEFLEGKELPGIAALNDK; encoded by the coding sequence ATGAATTATAACAAAAAAAGTATAGAGGATATAGATGTAAAAAGTAAAAAAGTATTAGTAAGATGTGACTTTAATGTACCATTAAATGAAGGAAAAATAACAGATGAAAATAGATTAGTAGGAGCCCTTCCAACTATTAAATATTTAATGGGAAAAGGTGCGAAAATTATACTTTGCTCACACATGGGAAAACCAAAGGGAGAACCTAAAAAAGAACTTTCATTATTACCAGTAGCTAAAAGATTATCAGAAATGTTAAATAAAGAAGTAATATTTGCAGATGACGATAATGTAGTTGGTGAAAATGCTAAAAAAGCGGTAGAAGATATGAAAGATGGAGATATAGTATTACTACAAAACACTAGATATAGAAAAGAAGAAACTAAAAATGAAGAAATTTTTTCTAAAGAATTAGCTTCTCTTGCAGATGTATTTGTAAATGATGCCTTTGGAACAGCTCATAGAGCTCATTGCTCAACAGTAGGTGTTACACATTATTTAAAAGAAGCTGCTTGCGGATATTTAATACAAAAAGAATTAAAATTCTTAGGAAATGCAGTGGAAACACCAGAAAGACCATTTGTAGCAATATTAGGTGGAGCAAAAGTTTCAGATAAAATAAATGTTATAAATAATTTATTAGATAAAGTAGATACATTAATAATAGGTGGAGGAATGGGATATACATTCTTAAAATCTCTAGGATATACTGTAGGAGATTCTTTATTAGAAGAAGATAAAGTAGAATATGCAAAAGAAATGATAAATAAAGCAAAAGAAAAAGGTGTAAATTTCTTATTGCCAGTAGATATTACTATAGCAGATAGATTCGATAAAGATGCAGAACCTATTGTAACCGAAGATCAAAATGTTAAAGAAGGATATATGGGATTAGACATAGGATCTAAAACAGCAAAAATATATGCAGATGCTATAAAATCAGCAAAAACAGTAATATGGAATGGACCTATGGGTGTTTTTGAATTTAAAAACTTCGCAAATGGAACTATAGAAGTAGCTAAAGCTATGGCAGATTCTGATGCTGTAACAATAATAGGCGGGGGAGACAGTGCAGCAGCAGTAAACATTTTTGGATTTGGAGATAAAATGTCTCATATTTCTACAGGCGGAGGAGCTTCTCTAGAATTCTTAGAAGGAAAAGAACTACCAGGAATAGCAGCTCTTAACGATAAATAA
- the gap gene encoding type I glyceraldehyde-3-phosphate dehydrogenase: MVKVAINGFGRIGRNVFKALVKNYKDQLQVVAINDLTSPATLAHLLKYDSLYGKFDGTVEAKETSIVVNGNEIKIFAERDPKNIDWNSTGAEIVIESTGLFTDGEKANAHLGGTVKKVLISAPAKNEDKTIVMGVNHEEYDPANHNIISNASCTTNCLAPFAKVLDENFGIEAGLMTTIHAYTGDQRVLDAPHKDLRRARAAAESMIPTTTGAAKAVALVLPQLKGKLNGMAVRVPTPTVSLTDLVFTVKKDVTVEEINVAFKKAAEGELKGILGYSEEPLVSIDYRGDERSSIVDALSTSVIDNRLVKVVSWYDNEYGYSHRLADLTKFVADRL, from the coding sequence ATGGTTAAAGTTGCTATTAATGGATTTGGAAGAATAGGAAGAAATGTGTTTAAAGCGTTGGTTAAAAACTATAAAGATCAACTACAAGTGGTAGCTATAAATGATTTAACAAGCCCAGCTACACTAGCTCATTTATTAAAATATGACAGTTTATATGGAAAATTTGATGGAACAGTAGAAGCTAAAGAAACTTCAATAGTAGTTAACGGAAATGAAATAAAAATATTTGCTGAAAGAGATCCAAAAAATATAGACTGGAATTCAACAGGAGCAGAAATAGTAATAGAATCAACAGGTTTATTTACAGATGGAGAAAAAGCAAATGCTCATTTAGGTGGAACAGTTAAAAAAGTTTTAATTTCAGCACCAGCTAAAAATGAAGACAAAACAATTGTTATGGGTGTTAATCATGAAGAATATGACCCAGCAAACCATAACATAATATCAAATGCATCTTGTACAACAAACTGTTTAGCACCATTTGCTAAAGTTCTTGACGAAAATTTTGGAATAGAAGCAGGATTAATGACAACTATCCATGCATATACAGGAGATCAAAGAGTATTAGACGCTCCACACAAAGATTTAAGAAGAGCAAGAGCAGCAGCAGAATCAATGATACCAACAACTACAGGAGCAGCTAAAGCAGTTGCATTAGTATTACCACAATTAAAAGGAAAATTAAACGGAATGGCTGTAAGGGTACCAACCCCAACAGTTTCATTAACAGACTTAGTTTTCACAGTTAAAAAAGATGTAACTGTAGAAGAAATTAATGTAGCATTTAAAAAAGCAGCTGAAGGCGAATTAAAAGGAATATTAGGATATAGTGAAGAACCACTAGTATCAATCGACTACAGAGGAGATGAAAGATCTTCAATAGTTGATGCATTATCAACTAGTGTAATAGATAACAGATTAGTTAAAGTTGTTTCATGGTATGACAACGAATATGGCTATTCTCACAGATTAGCAGACTTAACTAAATTTGTAGCTGATAGACTTTAA
- a CDS encoding sugar-binding transcriptional regulator, which yields MGDILKLQQKIVPEMLKLLEKRYNILRTIYYKQPIGRRVLANDLEIGERIVRTEINFLKSQSLIDINSSGMTVTKEGEEIIDKLKSFIHEVKGLKEIENILKNKLEVFEVIIVPGDLDEDITVKNELGKAAANYLKNIMRDKDIIALTGGSTVKEVVDNMPKINALEDVIVVPARGGIGRDVELQANTLVANLASKINANYKLMHVQDNLSETALKAVMEEKSIKEVLDMIHKVNILIHGIGIAEIMATRRGIPSEEIAYIKENKAVAEAFGYYFDMKGNIVHSSPTIGIKREDIKNVDKLIAVSGGKEKAKAILAAELRNKNSVLITDEGAAREIINILENE from the coding sequence ATGGGAGATATTCTAAAGTTGCAGCAAAAGATAGTTCCTGAAATGTTAAAGCTATTAGAAAAAAGATATAACATATTAAGGACTATTTATTATAAACAACCTATAGGAAGAAGAGTTTTAGCAAATGATTTGGAAATAGGTGAAAGAATAGTAAGAACAGAAATTAATTTTCTAAAAAGTCAAAGTTTAATAGATATTAATTCTTCCGGAATGACTGTAACAAAAGAAGGCGAAGAAATAATAGATAAGTTAAAATCCTTTATACATGAAGTAAAGGGATTAAAAGAAATAGAAAATATACTTAAAAATAAATTAGAAGTATTTGAAGTTATAATTGTTCCAGGAGATTTAGATGAAGATATAACAGTTAAAAATGAATTAGGAAAAGCTGCAGCTAACTATTTGAAAAATATAATGCGAGATAAAGATATAATAGCATTGACAGGTGGAAGTACTGTAAAAGAAGTTGTAGATAATATGCCAAAAATAAATGCTTTAGAGGATGTAATTGTAGTCCCAGCAAGAGGTGGCATAGGAAGAGATGTAGAATTACAGGCGAATACTTTAGTTGCAAACTTAGCTTCTAAAATTAATGCTAATTATAAATTGATGCATGTACAGGATAACCTTAGCGAGACAGCATTAAAAGCTGTTATGGAAGAAAAGTCAATAAAAGAAGTATTAGATATGATACACAAAGTTAATATACTAATACATGGAATAGGAATAGCTGAAATAATGGCTACTAGAAGAGGCATTCCATCAGAGGAAATAGCCTATATAAAAGAGAACAAGGCTGTAGCAGAGGCTTTTGGATATTACTTTGATATGAAAGGTAATATAGTGCATTCAAGCCCAACTATAGGAATAAAAAGAGAAGATATAAAAAATGTTGATAAACTTATAGCAGTATCTGGAGGCAAAGAAAAGGCTAAAGCGATACTTGCAGCAGAACTTAGAAATAAAAACAGTGTATTAATAACAGATGAGGGAGCTGCTAGAGAAATTATTAATATCTTAGAAAATGAATAA
- a CDS encoding RNA polymerase factor sigma-54, which yields MNFGLSLTQEQKLIMTQQMQLSIKLLQMSNYELQQYVEKEVQENPVLDSQNIQKEEKNIEEINYKKLIKHLEDNGNEYSGYSNYNKEDETSPFNFISHEKSLKEYLKEQIIELNENKYIKSICIYIIENIDDRGYLAVKEEEISEELKVPLDSIKEAIDIVQSLEPDGIGARDLKECLKIQLIKKSINNSKICEIIDNYLTLVAENKYNVISKKLGISTQKAQEYGDIIKTLQPKPSRGFYTGDEVKYIVPDAYIKKIDNEYYIIMNEELLPKLTVNNMYKEIVLNDNDENAVEFVKEKLNSAIFLIKSIENRKSTIYRVLEKILEIQRDYFEFGIEFLKPMTLKEIADSLGMHESTISRAIRDKYINTNRGTILIKDLFTTGITANNSTGEDISVEFIKKEIKELIDKEDKKKPISDQIICNILNNKGIQISRRTVAKYREELGIKSSKCRKRF from the coding sequence ATGAATTTTGGATTGTCTTTGACACAGGAACAAAAGTTAATAATGACACAACAAATGCAGCTATCAATTAAACTCCTTCAGATGTCTAACTATGAACTACAACAATATGTTGAAAAGGAAGTTCAAGAAAATCCTGTTTTAGATTCTCAGAATATTCAAAAAGAAGAGAAGAATATAGAGGAGATAAACTATAAAAAATTAATAAAGCATTTAGAGGATAATGGAAATGAATATAGTGGTTATAGTAACTACAATAAAGAAGACGAAACCTCACCCTTTAATTTTATATCCCATGAAAAATCATTAAAAGAATATTTAAAAGAACAAATAATAGAATTAAATGAAAACAAATACATAAAATCCATATGCATATATATAATAGAAAACATAGATGATAGAGGATATTTAGCTGTAAAGGAAGAAGAAATATCTGAAGAATTAAAAGTTCCCTTGGATTCAATAAAAGAAGCTATAGATATAGTACAATCATTAGAACCAGATGGGATAGGTGCAAGAGATTTAAAAGAATGCTTAAAGATACAGTTAATAAAAAAATCCATTAATAATAGCAAAATATGTGAAATTATAGACAATTATCTTACGCTAGTAGCAGAAAATAAATATAATGTTATATCTAAAAAACTTGGAATATCAACACAAAAGGCTCAAGAATATGGAGATATTATAAAAACTCTTCAACCTAAACCATCAAGAGGATTTTATACTGGTGATGAAGTAAAATATATAGTTCCCGATGCCTATATAAAAAAAATAGATAATGAATATTATATAATCATGAATGAAGAATTGTTACCTAAATTAACAGTAAATAATATGTACAAAGAAATAGTTTTAAATGACAATGATGAAAATGCAGTAGAATTTGTAAAGGAAAAACTAAATAGTGCTATTTTTTTAATTAAAAGTATAGAAAATAGAAAGTCCACAATTTATAGGGTGTTAGAAAAAATCTTAGAAATACAAAGGGATTATTTTGAGTTTGGAATTGAATTTTTAAAACCAATGACCTTGAAGGAAATAGCAGATAGTTTAGGTATGCATGAGTCTACTATAAGTAGAGCTATAAGAGATAAATATATAAATACCAATAGAGGTACTATACTCATAAAAGATTTATTTACTACAGGAATTACTGCTAATAATAGTACAGGAGAAGATATTTCTGTAGAATTTATAAAAAAGGAAATAAAAGAATTAATAGATAAAGAAGATAAGAAAAAGCCTATATCTGATCAAATAATATGTAATATATTAAATAATAAAGGTATACAAATATCTAGAAGAACTGTAGCTAAATATAGAGAAGAACTAGGTATAAAATCTTCAAAATGTAGAAAGCGTTTTTAA
- a CDS encoding ABC transporter permease encodes MDSLIIIGLVTATLRTATPLVFAGLGGVFSERAGVVNIGLEGMMVMGAFFSVYGTYLTGSPLVGILFAIVAGALIALLHAFLSISLKADQVISGTAINLFSSALASFLIFKIFKKGGQTDIVKALAYNVPVSLKSIPIIGPILSGINWFVIIALIFVFISHYVLFKTPIGLRIRAVGEHPKAADTLGINVYKVRYLCVILSGALAGLGGAALIGITPVYREGMIAGRGFIALAAMIFGNWKPFGTMFACLLFAFGGSFEIFAQGFSWNLPSEFYSSIPYILTMLALAGFVGKTTAPAADGQPYEKGQR; translated from the coding sequence ATGGATAGTTTAATCATAATAGGATTAGTAACAGCTACATTAAGGACAGCTACACCTTTAGTTTTTGCAGGTCTTGGAGGAGTATTTTCAGAAAGAGCTGGTGTAGTTAACATAGGACTAGAAGGAATGATGGTTATGGGTGCTTTCTTTTCAGTATATGGTACATATTTAACAGGAAGTCCTTTAGTTGGTATATTATTTGCTATAGTAGCGGGAGCATTGATTGCATTATTACATGCATTTTTAAGTATATCATTAAAAGCAGATCAAGTTATATCTGGTACGGCCATAAACTTATTTTCATCTGCATTAGCTAGTTTTTTAATTTTTAAAATTTTTAAAAAGGGCGGTCAAACAGATATAGTTAAGGCATTAGCCTACAATGTGCCAGTTTCATTAAAATCAATACCTATAATAGGACCTATACTATCAGGAATAAACTGGTTTGTAATTATAGCTTTAATATTTGTTTTTATATCTCATTATGTTTTATTTAAAACTCCAATTGGACTAAGAATCAGAGCAGTAGGTGAACATCCTAAGGCTGCAGACACTCTAGGAATAAATGTTTACAAGGTTAGATATTTATGCGTTATATTATCAGGAGCTTTAGCGGGACTTGGAGGAGCAGCATTAATAGGTATAACTCCTGTGTATAGAGAAGGAATGATTGCAGGACGCGGATTTATTGCTTTGGCAGCTATGATATTTGGTAATTGGAAACCTTTTGGGACTATGTTTGCTTGTTTATTATTTGCTTTTGGTGGTTCTTTCGAAATATTTGCTCAAGGTTTTAGTTGGAATTTACCATCTGAATTTTATTCAAGCATACCTTATATATTAACAATGTTAGCATTAGCAGGATTTGTAGGCAAAACTACAGCGCCTGCTGCAGACGGGCAGCCTTATGAAAAAGGTCAAAGATAA
- a CDS encoding ABC transporter permease, translating to MSEKKSRSSINNSLMNILKSLAFPFFAIVVSIFVSVFFVMWAKGYSITQYFSAFSDLFSTIWNGSFGDKRKTLETMIYVTPLIFTGVANAIAFRCGLFNIGVEGQFVVGMISAAIIGLIPGLNPVVHGILIVLGGIVAGSIWAGIPGYLKAKIGTNEVINTIMMNYLGLYFANYIILRSRFAVKSSSSTPIIQKSAQLLRFSNLSRANISLIIGIVCAIFIYWILWKTTIGYEIRAVGFNPSGAEYGGINISKNTILAMVLSGAVAGIGGATHVAGVMHQAQDMMGLPGFGFDGIAVALLAKNNPIGCIASAVLFGALNSSSKMLQLNGIPKQIVYLVQSIIIIFVATDYIVKYFSEKKSRKVLING from the coding sequence ATGAGTGAAAAGAAAAGTAGAAGTAGTATAAATAATAGTCTTATGAATATTTTAAAATCTTTGGCATTCCCATTTTTTGCAATTGTAGTTTCTATATTTGTATCTGTTTTCTTTGTTATGTGGGCCAAGGGATATTCAATAACTCAATATTTTTCAGCTTTTAGTGACCTTTTTAGTACAATATGGAATGGTAGCTTTGGAGATAAAAGAAAAACTCTTGAAACAATGATATATGTTACACCTTTAATATTTACAGGAGTAGCTAATGCTATAGCTTTTAGATGTGGATTATTTAATATAGGTGTTGAAGGACAATTTGTAGTAGGAATGATATCAGCAGCTATTATAGGCCTTATTCCAGGGCTGAATCCAGTGGTACATGGAATATTAATAGTGTTAGGTGGAATAGTAGCAGGTTCTATATGGGCAGGAATACCAGGATATTTAAAAGCTAAAATTGGAACAAATGAAGTTATAAATACAATAATGATGAATTATTTAGGACTATATTTTGCAAATTACATAATATTAAGATCTAGATTTGCAGTTAAAAGTTCATCTAGTACACCTATAATTCAAAAAAGTGCTCAATTATTAAGATTTAGTAATTTAAGTAGAGCAAATATAAGTTTAATAATAGGAATAGTATGTGCTATATTTATATATTGGATTTTATGGAAAACTACCATAGGATATGAAATAAGAGCAGTAGGATTTAATCCATCTGGAGCTGAATATGGTGGTATCAATATATCTAAAAACACAATATTAGCTATGGTTTTATCAGGTGCTGTTGCAGGTATAGGTGGAGCTACTCATGTAGCAGGTGTTATGCATCAAGCACAAGATATGATGGGATTGCCTGGATTTGGATTTGATGGTATAGCTGTTGCCTTGCTTGCTAAAAATAATCCTATAGGATGTATAGCCTCTGCTGTATTATTTGGGGCATTAAATAGTAGTTCAAAAATGCTTCAACTTAATGGAATACCAAAACAAATAGTTTATCTTGTTCAATCTATAATAATAATATTTGTAGCAACTGATTATATAGTAAAATATTTCTCAGAGAAAAAGAGTAGGAAGGTGTTAATAAATGGATAG
- a CDS encoding ABC transporter ATP-binding protein: MEKVIEMKGITKVFPGTIANDNVNFDLNKSETHVLLGENGAGKTTLMNVLYGLYQAEKGEIFVNDKKVNILEPNNAIKQGIGMVHQHFMLVHNFTVAENIVLGIEPKKGLKIDINKAIEDVEEISKKYGFSIDPKSVIEDISVGQQQKVEILKALYRGAEILILDEPTAVLTPQEIDELGIIIDNLKKQGKSIILITHKLKEVMKMSDRVTIIRRGKVTGTVNTKQTNIDELAELMVGRKVNLQMDKKPQNLGKEILKVENLQAKDKRGVDVLKGVNLSVRSGEIVGLAGVDGNGQSEFIEVITGLRKAKAGSINLNGEEIINKSSRQIIDKGVGHIPEDRHKRGLILKYSLYENAVLGKHHKSPFSKGIVMNYKAIREHCNTLIEEFDVRTPNDEVNASSLSGGNQQKLIAAREISKDPDLLIASQPTRGLDVGAIEYIHKRLVKEREDGKAVLLVSLELDEILSLSDRIAVMYDGKIVKILDRKDATEQKLGILMAGGTLEDNKKEVK; this comes from the coding sequence ATGGAAAAAGTAATTGAGATGAAGGGAATAACCAAAGTTTTTCCTGGGACTATAGCTAATGATAATGTTAACTTTGATTTAAATAAAAGTGAAACTCATGTATTGTTAGGTGAAAATGGTGCAGGGAAAACTACTCTTATGAATGTATTATATGGATTATATCAAGCAGAAAAAGGTGAAATATTTGTCAATGATAAAAAAGTTAATATATTAGAGCCTAATAATGCTATTAAACAAGGCATAGGGATGGTTCATCAGCATTTTATGCTGGTGCATAACTTTACTGTAGCAGAAAATATAGTGCTTGGAATAGAACCTAAAAAAGGTTTAAAGATAGATATAAATAAAGCCATAGAAGATGTAGAAGAAATATCAAAAAAATATGGCTTTTCAATAGATCCTAAATCTGTCATAGAAGATATATCAGTAGGGCAGCAACAAAAAGTTGAAATATTAAAAGCTTTATATAGAGGAGCTGAAATACTTATATTAGATGAACCTACAGCGGTTTTAACACCACAGGAAATTGATGAATTAGGAATAATTATTGATAATTTAAAAAAACAAGGTAAATCTATCATACTCATAACTCATAAATTGAAAGAAGTTATGAAAATGAGTGATAGAGTTACAATAATAAGAAGGGGTAAGGTTACAGGTACTGTTAATACAAAACAAACTAATATAGATGAATTAGCAGAACTTATGGTAGGAAGAAAAGTTAATCTTCAAATGGATAAAAAACCTCAAAATTTAGGAAAAGAAATATTGAAAGTAGAAAATCTTCAAGCTAAAGACAAAAGAGGGGTTGATGTATTAAAAGGAGTTAATCTTTCTGTAAGATCTGGAGAAATTGTTGGGTTAGCTGGAGTAGATGGAAATGGACAAAGTGAATTTATAGAAGTTATAACAGGTCTTAGAAAGGCTAAAGCTGGAAGTATAAATCTTAATGGAGAGGAAATAATTAATAAATCTTCAAGACAGATAATAGATAAGGGAGTAGGACATATTCCAGAAGATAGACATAAAAGAGGATTAATACTTAAATATTCTCTTTATGAAAATGCTGTTTTAGGGAAACACCATAAATCTCCTTTTAGTAAAGGTATAGTTATGAATTATAAAGCTATAAGAGAACATTGTAATACACTTATAGAAGAGTTTGATGTAAGAACTCCAAATGATGAAGTTAATGCATCATCTTTATCTGGTGGAAATCAACAAAAACTTATAGCAGCTAGAGAAATATCTAAAGATCCAGATTTATTAATAGCATCTCAACCCACAAGAGGACTAGATGTTGGAGCTATAGAGTATATTCATAAAAGATTAGTAAAAGAAAGAGAAGATGGTAAAGCCGTATTATTAGTTTCCTTAGAATTAGATGAAATATTATCATTATCTGATAGAATTGCTGTTATGTATGATGGAAAAATAGTAAAAATATTAGATAGAAAAGATGCTACAGAACAGAAACTAGGTATACTAATGGCTGGTGGTACCTTAGAAGATAATAAGAAAGAGGTGAAATAA